A stretch of the Longimicrobium sp. genome encodes the following:
- a CDS encoding App1 family protein has translation MADWKNAIAKFVHRVEEKVDAQRQKFGAMGDGTARIEAYRGYGCADRAYLRGRVVRGAAVPAAVAEQGIAMNLAAMIQRFESDEVAGAKVRVIYPGGEAAVTTDEEGYFEAWLHPKPPFSADNLWHEVVIELLEPAESNPPHRALGQVLVPPPTAAFGVISDIDDTVVKTDATSVLRMAKNVFLSNAHTRVPFPGVAPFYRALQQGAGESPFNPIFYVSSSPWNLHDTLTEFLMVQKIPLGPLMLRDWGVSAQETLPTGHASHKLEAIRRILDLFPALPFVLIGDSGQEDPEIYHRVVRDYPDRILAVYIRNVVPRPDRVGAIRKLAAEVEHAGSALILADDTLAAARHAAEKGWIRPQALGEIGEVAREEHEPTPAGTNQANRELSTEGPGPGPQAR, from the coding sequence GTTCGGCGCCATGGGCGACGGCACCGCGCGCATCGAGGCGTACCGCGGCTACGGCTGTGCCGACCGCGCGTACCTGCGCGGCCGGGTGGTGCGCGGGGCCGCCGTTCCCGCAGCCGTGGCCGAGCAGGGCATCGCCATGAACCTGGCAGCCATGATCCAGCGCTTCGAAAGCGACGAGGTGGCCGGCGCGAAGGTGCGCGTCATCTACCCCGGGGGCGAGGCGGCCGTCACCACCGACGAGGAGGGCTACTTCGAGGCGTGGCTCCATCCCAAGCCGCCGTTCAGCGCCGACAACCTGTGGCACGAGGTGGTGATCGAGCTGCTGGAGCCGGCCGAGTCCAACCCGCCGCACCGTGCGCTGGGCCAGGTGCTCGTTCCCCCGCCCACCGCGGCGTTCGGGGTGATCAGCGACATCGACGACACCGTGGTGAAGACCGACGCCACGTCGGTGCTGCGGATGGCGAAGAACGTGTTCCTGAGCAACGCCCACACGCGGGTGCCCTTTCCCGGCGTGGCCCCGTTCTACCGTGCGCTGCAGCAGGGCGCGGGCGAGTCGCCCTTCAACCCCATCTTCTACGTCAGCAGCAGCCCGTGGAACCTGCACGACACGCTGACCGAGTTCCTGATGGTGCAGAAGATTCCCCTGGGGCCGCTGATGCTGCGCGACTGGGGCGTCAGCGCGCAGGAAACCCTGCCCACGGGGCACGCCAGCCACAAGCTGGAGGCCATCCGCCGCATCCTGGACCTGTTCCCCGCCCTGCCCTTCGTCCTGATCGGCGACAGCGGGCAGGAAGATCCCGAGATCTACCACCGCGTGGTGCGCGACTACCCGGACCGCATCCTGGCCGTGTACATCCGCAACGTCGTTCCGCGGCCCGATCGCGTGGGCGCGATCCGCAAGCTGGCGGCGGAGGTGGAACACGCGGGCAGCGCGCTGATCCTGGCCGACGACACGCTGGCGGCGGCACGCCACGCGGCCGAAAAGGGCTGGATCCGCCCGCAGGCGCTGGGCGAGATCGGCGAGGTGGCGCGCGAGGAGCACGAGCCTACGCCCGCGGGAACCAACCAGGCGAACCGGGAGCTGAGCACCGAGGGCCCGGGCCCAGGCCCGCAGGCGCGCTGA